A window of Mytilus edulis chromosome 10, xbMytEdul2.2, whole genome shotgun sequence contains these coding sequences:
- the LOC139490703 gene encoding interferon-induced helicase C domain-containing protein 1-like, translating to MKKQDDPKDLHAKLKGELCEHINHDIEKSEFDKVKNRVKHRMTPKDFKDAVDMHCLLDILEKKNILKVGKYDSLIQIFEECDVRIVENVIQPAAENIKRILDMKHTIHKNDEEDSSNSVSSDKSSEKIAEDDNDMAINPTEVNKTESIIQSDSMDAFEHCESTSTKQVPSCKSDSKTPNEINSVGAILRFLGVEKYIKEFEDQEIDIDSFWTLKAEDLEQMGINKIGPKSKIMKYIEENAKSSIFSNQSTTVLNSQQLYPFQRELLEIPLSGKNTIVYARTNAGKTLIAFNVIADHLEKNPKGKVLFTARTNLLLHQQFERAQERFSNKKIDVFCLTAYEDRTDYTFSNVMKVYNVFFMTPQLFVNNLRRNDDLKVNIDDFTLLVFDECHHTMGFDAYNSVMAFYRLKKFHSATSNPVLPQTLGLTASPNIYISRTEADAVEHVKMLMANLDVVKLSTVIKEKEDYEQRFDTPTNENLPVASRDDDPVQQNIISAIKQVERKMQADSVKHHFNIKDTVWKDINTPPPDRSSMRYSSWLHRTKQKLEDTNYSSMETESTAYKIKRFLHACFRNIEVYLEAYATNETLEYKDVKEELQKECESFEHESQTDCHEQEKELVTIMQEVINGIPEDQKSNPDINKVIKVLEHEYEERGSKSRFLIFVKRRMTAIKLADKLPDFLHSHHLTGSYISEEQGGLSVDEQNDIIERFRIGMHKCIVATSVAFEGIDIPDCNMTIRYKLDANVITSLQMRGRIRRKEGKELIMGTFKQYHKETLNIERQYIMNKSVEMIVNNNDNQALAKELDKLQTDTLKKEEMKRITRNVISKKNAQFDLHCRKCFMFICKGNFLRTLLECHRVVIDIELMDRIKKKPLKKKARFFDGLVKKYKVEGPCCHDWGVILAKDDVDMLCLSQDDIKVYNTTENKYEKNFRKWIEFPFEVDEMTEEEFLNYKKSVKLI from the exons ATGAAGAAACAAGATGATCCCAAAGATCTGCATGCAAAGCTGAAAGGAGAATTGTGTGAACATATTAACCATGATATAGAAAAATCTGAATTTGATAAAGTGAAAAACAGAGTCAAACACCGCATGACACCAAAAGACTTCAAGGATGCAGTAGACATGCACTGTCTTCTGGATATTCTggagaagaaaaatattttgaaagtcgGGAAATACGACAGCCTTATACAGATATTTGAAGAATGCGATGTTAGAATCGTTGAAAACGTAATACAACCAGCCGcagaaaacataaaaaggatACTTGATATGAAACATACCATACACAAAAACG ATGAAGAAGATAGTTCAAATTCTGTTTCATCAGACAAAAGTTCAGAAAAAATAGCGGAAGATGACAATGACATGGCCATAAACCCTACGGAGGTAAATAAAACAGAATCGATTATCCAAAGCGACTCGATGGATGCATTCGAACATT gTGAATCGACATCCACCAAACAGGTTCCGTCTTGTAAAAGTGATTCAAAAACACCCAACGAAATAAATAGTGTTGGGGCGATTTTGCGATTTTTAGGAGTTGAGAAATACATAAAGGAATTTGAAGATCAGGAG ATTGACATAGATAGTTTTTGGACATTGAAGGCGGAGGATTTAGAGCAAATGGGGATTAACAAAATAGGTCCTAAGTCAAAAATTATGAAGTACATTGAAG aaaatgcaAAATCCtctattttttcaaatcaatcaACGACGGTTTTGAATTCACAGCAGCTCTATCCGTTCCAACGAGAACTATTGGAAATACCTCTTTCGGGGAAAAATACAATAGTATATGCACGAACCAACGCTGGGAAAACTTTGATAGCATTTAATGTAATTGCAGACCATCTTGAAAAAAACCCtaaag GTAAAGTTTTATTTACTGCAAGAACGAATTTGTTGCTCCATCAACAGTTTGAAAGAGCACAAGAACGTTTTAGTAATAAAAAG ATAGACGTATTTTGTTTGACAGCCTATGAAGATAGAACAGATTACACATTTTCTAATGTAATGAAAGTATACAATGTGTTCTTTATGACTCCACAGTTATTTGTGAATAACCTTAGGAGAAATGATGATTTGAAAgtcaatattgacgattttactCTTCTTGTATTCGATGAGTGTCATCATACAATGGGATTTGATGCATACAACAGTGTTATGGCATTTTATCGCCTTAAAAAGTTCCACAGTGCCACATCAAATCCGGTCCTGCCTCAA ACCCTCGGATTGACAGCTTCtccaaatatttatatatcaagaACAGAAGCTGACGCTGTGGAACATGTAAAAATGCTAATGGCAAACCTCGATGTAGTTAAACTGTCTACTGTAATAAAAGAAAAAGAGGATTATGAACAACGTTTTGACACACCAACAAATG AAAATCTTCCAGTAGCTTCGAGAGATGATGACCCTGTACAGCAAAATATCATCTCTGCAATAAAGCAGGTAGAAAGGAAAATGCAAGCTGACAGTG TAAAACATCATTTTAATATAAAGGACACTGTATGGAAAGATATAAACACCCCACCACCAGATCGTTCGTCAATGAGGTACTCAAGTTGGTTGCACAGAACTAAACAGAAACTAGAAGACACTAATTATTCCTCTATGGAGACTGAAAGCACGGCTTATAAAATAAAACGTTTCCTTCATGCCTGTTTTAGGAATATAGAG GTTTATTTGGAAGCCTATGCTACAAACGAAACTCTCGAATATAAAGATGTGAAGGAAGAATTGCAAAAAGAATGCGAATCGTTTGAGCATGAAAGCCAAACAGATTGTCATGAGCAGGAGAAAGAATTAGTAACAATTATGCAAG AAGTAATAAACGGAATTCCTGAAGATCAAAAATCGAATCCTGATATTAACAAAGTGATAAAAGTGTTGGAACATGAGTACGAAGAACGAGGCAGCAAGTCAAGATTTCTTATTTTTGTGAAACGGAGAATGACAGCAATAAAACTTGCGGACAAACTACCAGATTTTTTACATAGTCACCATTTAACTGGAAGTTATATTTCAGAAGAACAGGGAG GATTGTCAGTTGATGAACAAAACGACATAATTGAGAGATTTCGTATTGGAATGCACAAGTGCATCGTAGCCACTTCTGTTGCATTTGAAGGAATAGATATTCCAGATTGTAACATGACAATTCGTTATAAGTTAGATGCTAACGTTATCACAAGTCTACAAATGAGAG GAAGGATACGAAGGAAAGAAGGGAAAGAGTTGATTATGGGCACTTTTAAGCAATATCACAAGGAAACACTTAATATCGAACGACAATACATAATGAATAAATCTGTAGAAATGATAGTTAACAATAACGACAACCAAGCTCTTGCTAAAGAACTTGACAAACTCCAAACAGATACTCTGAAAAAGGAAGAAATGAAACGAATTACAAGGAATGTAATATCCAAAAAAAATGCACAATTTGATTTGCATTGtcgtaaatgttttatgtttatatgcAAAGGAAATTTTCTACGGACATTACTTGAATGTCATCGTGTTGTTATTGACATTGAATTAATggataggataaaaaaaaaacctttaaaaaagaaAGCCAGGTTCTTTGATGGTCTTGTAAAGAAATACAAAGTGGAAGGTCCATGTTGCCACGACTGGGGAGTTATTCTAGCCAAAGATGATGTGGACATGTTATGTCTTTCACAAGATGATATCAAAGTTTACAAcacaacagaaaataaatatgaaaaaaacttcCGCAAATGGATAGAATTTCCCTTTGAGGTCGATGAAATGACAGAGGAAGAATTTCTGAACTATAAAAAATCGGTAAAATTAATCTAG